The Ascaphus truei isolate aAscTru1 chromosome 11, aAscTru1.hap1, whole genome shotgun sequence genome includes a window with the following:
- the LOC142463561 gene encoding uncharacterized protein LOC142463561 yields MAQPSNNAVLREQLSQYTPGGTLQLPDNGYRRVSVQLFGYTGHGKSSLINSCVCAVRDEDYQNVAGAGQTDGTNTLKRKQHALAESICIKDNQGFSTLNNNELLQACAQLRSLETERGDQWQDRLETIANLLPDHFSTPPTDFIVPVIVHSSTDKITQKREDIGRFIRKAYDITGIHPIIVITRRGNENTDRIFTEFGELGATHRVVLENYIENNQTRNEVADNLILKFLSRCIHEADRGIRMRENQDRQQILVTQRRAQIKEETDVQMEEKKKLENRVRELEQEREQKPEQELSRKRCSIS; encoded by the exons ATGGCTCAGCCCAGCAATAATGCTGTTTTAAGAGAGCAATTGTCCCAGTATACCCCGGGTGGCACATTGCAGTTGCCCGATAATGGCTACAGACGTGTCTCTGTGCAGCTGTTTGGTTACACTGGACACGGCAAATCCTCCCTCATtaactcgtgtgtgtgtgcggtgcgGGACGAGGATTACCAGAACGTTGCAGGAGCTGGACAAACTGACGGGACGAACACACTGAAGAGAAAGCAGCATGCGCTGGCAGAGTCTATCTGTATCAAAGACAACCAGGGCTTCTCAACATTAAACAATAACGAACTCCTTCAGGCATGCGCCCAGCTCA gaTCCCTGGAGACGGAGAGAGGAGACCAATGGCAGGACAGACTGGAGACGATCGCAAACTTGCTTCCAGATCATTTCAGCACCCCACCCACCGACTTTATTGTGCCTGTGATTGTGCACAG TTCCACTGATAAAATAACTCAAAAAAGAGAGGACATTGGACGATTTATAAGAAAGGCCTACGACATCACAG GAATTCATCCCATTATTGTGATCACCAGGCGGGGCAATGAGAACACGGACAGGATCTTCACAGAGTTTGGGGAACTGGGAGCGACGCACAGGGTGGTTCTGGAGAATTACATAGAGAACAATCAAACACGCAACGAAGTAGCTGACAATCTCATACTGAAGTTCCTGAGCCGCTGTATCCATGAGGCTGATCGGGGAATCAGGATGAGAGAGAATCAGGACCGTCAGCAAATATTAGTTACTCAGAGGCGTGCCCAGATCAAAGAAGAGACTGATGTTCAAATGGAAGAGAAGAAGAAGTTGGAGAATCGCGTGAGGGAACTTGAGCAGGAACGTGAGCAGAAACCTGAGCAGGAACTTAGCCGTAAACGATGTTCCATCTCATGA